One Papaver somniferum cultivar HN1 chromosome 10, ASM357369v1, whole genome shotgun sequence genomic window carries:
- the LOC113317563 gene encoding protein unc-13 homolog: MDQVQPLAVKEIMKATFEVYLMILLAGGVARGFSLTDQEMIEEDFESLKRAFCSCGEGLVAEEVVEREAEVVEGVLGLMGQNTEQLIEDFSIAACEVSGLGIMGVGQKVPMPPTTGRWNRADPNTILRVLCHRNDSTANGFLKRTFQLAKRK, from the coding sequence ATGGACCAAGTTCAACCTCTAGCAGTGAAAGAAATCATGAAGGCCACTTTTGAAGTTTATCTTATGATATTGCTTGCTGGAGGGGTGGCACGGGGATTTTCTTTAACAGATCAAGAGATGATTGAGGAAGATTTTGAGAGCCTTAAACGTGCATTTTGCTCATGTGGGGAAGGATTGGTAGCGGAGGAGGTGGTTGAGAGGGAAGCTGAGGTAGTTGAAGGAGTGTTGGGATTAATGGGTCAGAATACTGAACAGCTAATTGAAGATTTCAGCATTGCTGCATGCGAAGTGAGTGGATTGGGAATTATGGGTGTGGGTCAAAAGGTGCCAATGCCACCGACTACTGGAAGATGGAATAGAGCTGATCCAAATACAATCTTGAGGGTACTATGTCATAGAAATGATAGCACTGCCAATGGCTTTTTAAAAAGGACATTCCAATTAGCTAAGAggaaatga
- the LOC113317562 gene encoding protein unc-13 homolog isoform X1 codes for MDYQTQSRRESFSFTTSSTSKPSESQDTCFDLEWPFGNIEGLDKEDWRETAYEIFFTACRSSPGFGGKTPLIQDSCTGDNGGMGHNGGRTTTNGLGLAATSKVKRALGLKMVKKVSPRKPNSNPSSPRPNSGFVCGGGLGFTTPLMRLKRPLTSAEIMRSQMKVSEQSDIRLRKTLMRTLVGQMGRRVETIIIPLELLRHLKPSEFSSVNDYHLMQRRQLKVLEAGLLFYPSVPLEPSNSSVLHLQDIIRGSEEKPIDASKNSETMRMLGNSVVSLSLRSTNGSTADACHWADGYPMNIHLYICLLQSVFDLKDETAVLDEVDELLELMKKTWSTLGVNKCIHNVCFMWVLFQQYIATAQVEQDLLSASLAMLTEVVNYVKKAERRDVIYIKLLSSAATSMLAWSEKRLLNYHDNLQKGMAGLIMENLLPLALSAARILDEDISNFGVGQGRGDHSVEMGDKVDNYIRSSMRSAFDKLFNGAKNKNTEAEEEASEVLIQLAKETQELATKEKENFSPILKKWHPVAAGVAALSLHNCFGEVLKQYIAQVSTLTNEAIRVLQTAGKLEKDLIQMAIEESVDCEEGGKVVLREMEAYEVDSIILSLLKAWIYERLKNGNLCLGRAKETETWNPKSKTEPYAQSAVEIMKLVHQSVDDFFEIPVGISDGLVQDLVDGLELLILDYTSFVASCGSKQSYTSTSPFNKMQPTFEIFQLWRKASPCRTLGAAERFHSSSAEGNHPRPSTSRGTQRLYIRLNTLQYLLSYVHSLDKSLSLARRQNPLPHSRYRNNRHISANNAILICPVLHPCSIRECCRNWCLPSYIP; via the exons ATGGACTACCAAACCCAATCACGTCGTGAATCATTTTCTTTCACCACCTCATCCACATCGAAACCATCAGAATCACAAGACACATGTTTTGATCTTGAATGGCCTTTTGGTAATATCGAAGGTCTTGATAAGGAAGATTGGAGAGAAACTGCGTATGAGATTTTCTTTACCGCATGCAGATCATCACCTGGTTTTGGTGGTAAAACACCATTAATCCAAGATAGTTGTACTGGTGATAATGGAGGTATGGGGCATAATGgaggaagaacaacaacaaatggTTTGGGTTTGGCTGCCACGAGTAAGGTAAAAAGAGCTTTAGGATTGAAAATGGTGAAAAAAGTGTCACCAAGAAAACCAAATTCTAATCCTTCTTCACCTAGGCCTAACTCTGGCTTCGTCTGTGGTGGTGGGTTGGGTTTTACAACGCCATTAATGAGATTAAAAAGACCATTAACATCAGCTGAAATTATGAGATCACAAATGAAGGTTTCTGAACAGAGCGATATTAGACTCAGGAAAACACTCATGAGGACTCTTGTTGGCCAG ATGGGTAGACGAGTAGAGACCATAATCATCCCACTTGAACTCCTTCGCCACCTTAAACCATCAGAGTTCAGTAGTGTAAATGATTATCATCTTATGCAAAGAAGGCAACTCAAAGTCCTTGAAGCAGGTCTATTATTCTACCCTTCGGTTCCATTAGAACCATCAAACTCGTCTGTGTTGCACCTCCAGGATATTATCCGCGGGAGCGAAGAAAAGCCCATTGACGCAAGCAAGAACTCAGAAACGATGCGAATGTTAGGCAATTCTGTGGTGTCGTTGTCATTGCGCAGCACAAATGGATCAACTGCAGATGCGTGTCACTGGGCAGACGGGTATCCCATGAACATACACTTGTACATTTGTCTCCTACAATCAGTCTTCGACCTCAAGGATGAGACTGCAGTTCTTGATGAGGTTGACGAATTGCTCGAACTCATGAAGAAGACATGGTCTACGCTAGGAGTCAACAAGTGTATACACAATGTGTGCTTTATGTGGGTGCTCTTTCAACAGTATATTGCGACAGCACAAGTTGAACAAGACCTTCTGTCTGCTTCTCTTGCTATGTTAACTGAAGTTGTCAATTATGTGAAGAAAGCTGAACGTCGAGATGTTATTTATATTAAGCTTTTATCATCTGCTGCTACTTCAATGCTAGCTTGGTCTGAGAAGAGATTGCTCAATTATCATGACAACCTTCAGAAGGGAATGGCTGGGTTGATAATGGAGAATTTACTTCCATTGGCGTTGTCGGCTGCTAGGATTTTGGATGAAGACATATCTAACTTTGGGGTGGGACAGGGGAGAGGGGATCATTCGGTGGAAATGGGGGACAAGGTGGATAACTACATAAGGTCATCTATGAGGAGCGCTTTTGATAAG CTATTTAATGGAGCAAAAAACAAGAACACTGAAGCTGAAGAAGAGGCAAGTGAAGTTCTGATTCAATTAGCTAAAGAAACACAAGAACTGGCTACTAAAGAAAAGGAGAACTTTAGTCCCATACTCAAGAAATGGCATCCAGTTGCTGCTGGAGTAGCTGCCCTGAGCCTCCATAACTGTTTTGGAGAAGTGTTGAAACAATACATAGCCCAAGTTTCCACGTTGACAAATGAGGCAATTAGAGTCTTACAAACAGCTGGAAAACTAGAGAAGGATTTAATTCAAATGGCAATTGAAGAATCTGTTGATTGCGAGGAAGGTGGTAAAGTTGTTCTTAGGGAAATGGAGGCATATGAAGTTGACTCCATCATTTTGTCTCTCTTAAAGGCATGGATTTATGAGAGGTTGAAGAACGGAAACTTGTGCCTTGGTAGAGCTAAAGAAACTGAG ACATGGAACCCAAAATCAAAGACAGAGCCGTATGCACAGTCTGCTGTGGAGATAATGAAGTTGGTGCATCAATCCGTCGACGACTTCTTTGAAATCCCAGTTGGAATTTCTGATGGTTTGGTTCAAGATCTTGTAGACGGCTTAGAACTTCTTATACTTGACTATACTTCCTTTGTTGCATCATGTG GTTCAAAACAAAGCTATACCTCCACTTCCCCCTTTAACAAGATGCAACCAACATTCGAAATTTTCCAGTTATGGAGGAAAGCAAGCCCTTGCAGAACTCTAGGAGCAGCCGAGAGGTTCCACAGTAGCTCGGCAGAAGGTAATCATCCTCGGCCATCAACAAGTCGTGGCACGCAGCGACTATACATCCGTCTTAACACTCTGCAGTATCTCCTGTCTTATGTCCATTCCCTCGACAAGTCACTCTCACTTGCTCGCCGCCAAAATCCTTTACCCCACAGTCGCTATCGCAATAATCGACACATTTCAGCTAATAATGCTATTTTGATCTGCCCGGTCCTCCATCCTTGCAGCATCAGAgaatgttgcagaaattggtgctTACCGTCTTATATTCCTTGA
- the LOC113317562 gene encoding protein unc-13 homolog isoform X2 — MDYQTQSRRESFSFTTSSTSKPSESQDTCFDLEWPFGNIEGLDKEDWRETAYEIFFTACRSSPGFGGKTPLIQDSCTGDNGGMGHNGGRTTTNGLGLAATSKVKRALGLKMVKKVSPRKPNSNPSSPRPNSGFVCGGGLGFTTPLMRLKRPLTSAEIMRSQMKVSEQSDIRLRKTLMRTLVGQMGRRVETIIIPLELLRHLKPSEFSSVNDYHLMQRRQLKVLEAGLLFYPSVPLEPSNSSVLHLQDIIRGSEEKPIDASKNSETMRMLGNSVVSLSLRSTNGSTADACHWADGYPMNIHLYICLLQSVFDLKDETAVLDEVDELLELMKKTWSTLGVNKCIHNVCFMWVLFQQYIATAQVEQDLLSASLAMLTEVVNYVKKAERRDVIYIKLLSSAATSMLAWSEKRLLNYHDNLQKGMAGLIMENLLPLALSAARILDEDISNFGVGQGRGDHSVEMGDKVDNYIRSSMRSAFDKLFNGAKNKNTEAEEEASEVLIQLAKETQELATKEKENFSPILKKWHPVAAGVAALSLHNCFGEVLKQYIAQVSTLTNEAIRVLQTAGKLEKDLIQMAIEESVDCEEGGKVVLREMEAYEVDSIILSLLKAWIYERLKNGNLCLGRAKETEL, encoded by the exons ATGGACTACCAAACCCAATCACGTCGTGAATCATTTTCTTTCACCACCTCATCCACATCGAAACCATCAGAATCACAAGACACATGTTTTGATCTTGAATGGCCTTTTGGTAATATCGAAGGTCTTGATAAGGAAGATTGGAGAGAAACTGCGTATGAGATTTTCTTTACCGCATGCAGATCATCACCTGGTTTTGGTGGTAAAACACCATTAATCCAAGATAGTTGTACTGGTGATAATGGAGGTATGGGGCATAATGgaggaagaacaacaacaaatggTTTGGGTTTGGCTGCCACGAGTAAGGTAAAAAGAGCTTTAGGATTGAAAATGGTGAAAAAAGTGTCACCAAGAAAACCAAATTCTAATCCTTCTTCACCTAGGCCTAACTCTGGCTTCGTCTGTGGTGGTGGGTTGGGTTTTACAACGCCATTAATGAGATTAAAAAGACCATTAACATCAGCTGAAATTATGAGATCACAAATGAAGGTTTCTGAACAGAGCGATATTAGACTCAGGAAAACACTCATGAGGACTCTTGTTGGCCAG ATGGGTAGACGAGTAGAGACCATAATCATCCCACTTGAACTCCTTCGCCACCTTAAACCATCAGAGTTCAGTAGTGTAAATGATTATCATCTTATGCAAAGAAGGCAACTCAAAGTCCTTGAAGCAGGTCTATTATTCTACCCTTCGGTTCCATTAGAACCATCAAACTCGTCTGTGTTGCACCTCCAGGATATTATCCGCGGGAGCGAAGAAAAGCCCATTGACGCAAGCAAGAACTCAGAAACGATGCGAATGTTAGGCAATTCTGTGGTGTCGTTGTCATTGCGCAGCACAAATGGATCAACTGCAGATGCGTGTCACTGGGCAGACGGGTATCCCATGAACATACACTTGTACATTTGTCTCCTACAATCAGTCTTCGACCTCAAGGATGAGACTGCAGTTCTTGATGAGGTTGACGAATTGCTCGAACTCATGAAGAAGACATGGTCTACGCTAGGAGTCAACAAGTGTATACACAATGTGTGCTTTATGTGGGTGCTCTTTCAACAGTATATTGCGACAGCACAAGTTGAACAAGACCTTCTGTCTGCTTCTCTTGCTATGTTAACTGAAGTTGTCAATTATGTGAAGAAAGCTGAACGTCGAGATGTTATTTATATTAAGCTTTTATCATCTGCTGCTACTTCAATGCTAGCTTGGTCTGAGAAGAGATTGCTCAATTATCATGACAACCTTCAGAAGGGAATGGCTGGGTTGATAATGGAGAATTTACTTCCATTGGCGTTGTCGGCTGCTAGGATTTTGGATGAAGACATATCTAACTTTGGGGTGGGACAGGGGAGAGGGGATCATTCGGTGGAAATGGGGGACAAGGTGGATAACTACATAAGGTCATCTATGAGGAGCGCTTTTGATAAG CTATTTAATGGAGCAAAAAACAAGAACACTGAAGCTGAAGAAGAGGCAAGTGAAGTTCTGATTCAATTAGCTAAAGAAACACAAGAACTGGCTACTAAAGAAAAGGAGAACTTTAGTCCCATACTCAAGAAATGGCATCCAGTTGCTGCTGGAGTAGCTGCCCTGAGCCTCCATAACTGTTTTGGAGAAGTGTTGAAACAATACATAGCCCAAGTTTCCACGTTGACAAATGAGGCAATTAGAGTCTTACAAACAGCTGGAAAACTAGAGAAGGATTTAATTCAAATGGCAATTGAAGAATCTGTTGATTGCGAGGAAGGTGGTAAAGTTGTTCTTAGGGAAATGGAGGCATATGAAGTTGACTCCATCATTTTGTCTCTCTTAAAGGCATGGATTTATGAGAGGTTGAAGAACGGAAACTTGTGCCTTGGTAGAGCTAAAGAAACTGAG TTGTAA